One stretch of Pseudomonas sp. NC02 DNA includes these proteins:
- a CDS encoding GNAT family N-acetyltransferase — MTIRQRSACDDPVLGALWERSVRATHDFLSEDDIQRLLPLVRDCYLPMPALEVWVYEDTQGIGGFVGTGGNNVEMLFIDPNRRGQGIGRQLLDFVRARHDTLRVDVNEQNPQAVGFYLHYGFIQTGRSPVDGEGKPFPLLHMALPND; from the coding sequence ATGACTATTCGACAGCGAAGCGCGTGTGACGACCCGGTGCTGGGTGCACTGTGGGAACGCTCGGTGCGCGCCACCCATGACTTTCTCAGCGAAGACGACATCCAGCGCCTGCTGCCCCTGGTACGCGACTGCTACCTGCCGATGCCCGCACTTGAAGTGTGGGTGTACGAAGATACCCAAGGCATTGGCGGCTTCGTCGGCACCGGCGGCAATAATGTCGAGATGCTGTTTATCGACCCGAACCGACGCGGCCAGGGCATCGGTCGCCAGTTGCTGGACTTCGTACGCGCCCGCCACGACACCCTGCGGGTCGACGTGAACGAGCAGAATCCACAGGCCGTGGGTTTCTACCTGCACTATGGTTTTATCCAGACCGGCCGCTCGCCCGTCGATGGCGAAGGCAAGCCCTTCCCCTTGTTGCACATGGCACTACCGAACGACTGA
- the copC gene encoding copper homeostasis periplasmic binding protein CopC: protein MLIKKTLTTVALLASLLGASAAFAHAHLKSSEPAADSSVAAPKDLRLTFSEGVEATFTKVSLSKDGTEVAIKGLETPDADKKVLVVTPAAPLAAGTYKVVWNAVSVDTHKSNGEYSFKVGQ, encoded by the coding sequence ATGTTGATCAAGAAGACCCTCACCACCGTCGCCCTGCTCGCTTCCCTGCTGGGCGCCTCGGCCGCGTTTGCCCACGCCCACCTGAAAAGCTCGGAGCCTGCCGCCGACAGCAGCGTCGCCGCGCCCAAGGACCTGCGCCTGACGTTCAGCGAAGGCGTTGAAGCGACCTTCACCAAGGTATCCCTGAGCAAGGACGGCACCGAAGTCGCGATCAAGGGCCTGGAAACCCCGGACGCCGACAAGAAAGTATTGGTGGTGACACCGGCCGCACCCTTGGCCGCCGGCACCTACAAAGTGGTGTGGAACGCGGTCTCGGTGGATACCCACAAGAGCAACGGTGAATACAGCTTCAAGGTCGGCCAATAA
- the copD gene encoding copper homeostasis membrane protein CopD has translation MATLLVLCRFLHFIVVLLMFGACVFRPWLLGAGPQPVLDRQLSRITQGLAWLALVSGVAWLLLISASMAGVGLGALEWSTVQLVLGKTFFGQIWTWHLLLNVLLVLGLMTPWKALRLPLCALLLATLAPVGHGAMLNGMAGQLLILNQVVHLVCVGAWLGGLLLLVLILRQSPRYPLEPILKRFSGIGYGLVTGLLVTGLINVRVLTGQFWPTPLFTGFALILLIKVLLVFGMLALALLNRLRIHNCEQRLPALKASVMIEWLLGVSAVAAVSLLGTLPPMVAAG, from the coding sequence ATGGCCACCCTGCTGGTGCTGTGCCGTTTCCTGCATTTCATCGTCGTGCTGTTGATGTTCGGGGCCTGTGTGTTCAGGCCCTGGCTGCTGGGCGCGGGACCGCAACCGGTGCTGGACCGCCAACTGTCGCGCATCACCCAAGGGTTGGCGTGGCTGGCATTGGTGTCGGGGGTGGCGTGGCTGCTGTTGATCAGCGCGAGCATGGCCGGTGTCGGGCTGGGCGCGCTGGAATGGTCGACCGTGCAGTTGGTGCTGGGCAAAACCTTCTTCGGCCAGATCTGGACCTGGCACTTGCTACTGAACGTGCTGCTGGTGCTGGGCCTGATGACGCCGTGGAAGGCGTTGCGCCTGCCGCTCTGTGCATTGCTGCTGGCGACACTTGCACCGGTGGGCCATGGCGCCATGCTCAATGGCATGGCCGGACAGTTGCTGATCCTCAATCAGGTGGTGCACCTGGTGTGTGTCGGTGCCTGGCTGGGCGGCCTGCTCCTGCTGGTGTTGATCCTCAGGCAATCGCCCCGCTATCCGTTGGAGCCGATCCTCAAGCGCTTCAGTGGCATCGGTTATGGCCTGGTGACAGGGCTGCTGGTGACCGGATTGATCAACGTGCGGGTGCTCACCGGGCAGTTCTGGCCGACGCCCTTGTTCACAGGGTTCGCCCTGATCCTGTTGATCAAGGTGCTGCTGGTGTTCGGCATGCTCGCCCTGGCGCTGCTGAACCGCCTGCGGATTCACAACTGTGAGCAGCGGCTGCCTGCCTTGAAGGCCAGCGTGATGATTGAATGGTTACTAGGTGTTTCAGCTGTAGCCGCCGTTTCGCTGCTTGGCACCTTGCCGCCCATGGTTGCAGCGGGATAA
- a CDS encoding OprD family porin — MSQHVRHFSGTTRFAAIGLSSLAFTLPATASAEGFIDDATATLNLRNAYFNRNFTNPAYPQGKAEEWTQNFILDARSGFTQGTVGFGLDVLGLYSQKLDGGKGTAGTQLLPTRSDGRPADNFGRLGVALKTKLSNTELKVGEWMPVLPILRSDDGRSLPQTFRGGQVTSREIAGLTLYGGQFRGNSPRNDASMDDMFLNGKAAFTSDRFNFGGGEYTFNDKRTQVGVWYAELSDIYQQQYFNLTHSQPVGDWTLGANLGFFTGKEDGKALAGDLDNKTAFALLSAKYKGNSFYIGLQKLTGDSAWMRVNGTSGGTLANDSYNASYDNAKEKSWQVRHDFNFVVLGIPGLTMMNRYISGDNVHTGAITNGKEWGRESELAYTVQSGPLRDLNVRWRNATMRRDFSTNEFDENRIFISYPLSLL; from the coding sequence GTGAGCCAACACGTCCGCCATTTCTCCGGCACCACCCGTTTTGCCGCCATCGGTTTGAGCAGCCTGGCCTTTACCCTCCCCGCCACCGCCTCGGCAGAAGGCTTCATCGATGACGCCACCGCCACGCTCAACCTGCGCAACGCCTACTTCAACCGCAACTTCACCAACCCCGCCTACCCCCAGGGCAAGGCCGAGGAGTGGACGCAAAACTTCATTCTCGATGCCAGGTCCGGCTTCACCCAAGGCACCGTCGGTTTCGGCCTGGACGTGCTGGGCCTGTACTCGCAGAAACTCGACGGCGGCAAAGGTACCGCCGGCACCCAACTGCTGCCGACCCGCAGCGATGGCCGCCCTGCCGATAACTTCGGGCGCCTGGGCGTGGCGCTGAAAACCAAGCTGTCGAACACCGAATTGAAAGTCGGCGAATGGATGCCGGTACTGCCGATCCTGCGCTCGGATGACGGCCGCTCACTGCCGCAAACGTTCCGCGGCGGCCAGGTAACGTCCAGGGAAATCGCCGGCCTGACCTTGTATGGCGGCCAGTTTCGCGGCAACAGCCCGCGCAACGACGCGAGCATGGATGACATGTTCCTCAACGGCAAAGCCGCATTCACCTCGGACCGCTTCAACTTCGGCGGCGGCGAATACACCTTCAACGACAAGCGCACCCAGGTTGGCGTGTGGTACGCCGAACTCAGTGACATCTACCAGCAACAGTATTTCAACCTGACCCACAGCCAGCCCGTGGGCGACTGGACCCTGGGCGCCAACCTCGGGTTCTTCACCGGCAAGGAAGACGGCAAGGCCCTGGCCGGCGACCTCGACAACAAAACCGCGTTCGCCCTGCTCTCGGCCAAATACAAAGGCAACAGCTTCTATATCGGCCTGCAGAAACTCACCGGCGACAGCGCCTGGATGCGGGTCAACGGCACCAGCGGCGGCACCCTGGCCAACGACAGCTACAACGCCAGCTACGACAACGCCAAGGAAAAATCCTGGCAGGTGCGGCACGACTTCAACTTCGTGGTACTGGGCATTCCCGGGTTGACCATGATGAACCGCTACATCAGTGGCGATAACGTGCACACCGGGGCGATCACCAATGGCAAGGAGTGGGGCCGTGAGTCGGAACTGGCCTACACGGTACAAAGCGGTCCACTGCGGGACCTGAATGTGCGCTGGCGCAACGCAACGATGCGCCGGGATTTCAGTACCAACGAGTTTGATGAGAACCGGATATTCATCAGTTACCCGCTGTCGTTGTTATAG
- a CDS encoding NAD(P)-dependent oxidoreductase gives MTTTTAPTPFNRLLLTGAAGGLGKVLRERLRPYAKVLRLSDIADMAPAADDSEEVLPCDLSDKQAVHQLVEGVDAILHFGGVSVERSFEEVLGANICGIFHIYEAARRHGVKRVIFASSNHVIGFYKQDEALDAHSPRRPDSYYGLSKSYGEDMASFYFDRYGIETVSIRIGSSFPEPQNRRMMHTWLSFDDLTQLLERSLYTPNVGHTVVYGMSDNLDVWWDNRFAAHLGFTPRDSSEVFRKQVEAQPMPAADDPARVYQGGAFCAAGPFGD, from the coding sequence ATGACCACCACAACCGCCCCTACCCCGTTCAACCGCTTGCTGCTCACCGGTGCCGCCGGTGGCCTGGGCAAAGTCTTGCGCGAACGCCTGCGTCCTTACGCCAAGGTACTGCGCCTGTCGGATATCGCCGACATGGCCCCGGCCGCTGACGACAGCGAAGAAGTATTGCCTTGCGATCTTTCCGACAAACAAGCCGTGCACCAACTGGTGGAAGGCGTCGATGCGATCCTGCATTTCGGCGGCGTATCGGTGGAACGCTCGTTCGAGGAAGTGCTGGGCGCGAACATCTGCGGGATCTTCCACATCTATGAAGCGGCGCGCCGCCATGGGGTCAAGCGCGTCATCTTCGCCAGCTCCAACCACGTGATCGGCTTCTACAAGCAGGACGAAGCCCTCGACGCCCACTCCCCGCGCCGCCCCGACAGTTACTACGGGCTGTCCAAATCCTACGGCGAGGACATGGCCAGTTTCTACTTCGATCGCTATGGCATCGAGACCGTCAGCATCCGCATCGGCTCCTCGTTCCCGGAACCCCAGAACCGCCGGATGATGCACACCTGGCTGAGCTTCGACGACCTCACCCAACTGCTCGAACGCTCGCTGTACACACCGAATGTCGGGCATACCGTGGTCTACGGCATGTCGGATAACCTCGATGTGTGGTGGGACAACCGCTTCGCCGCGCACCTGGGCTTCACCCCGCGGGACTCTTCCGAAGTATTCCGCAAACAGGTGGAAGCCCAGCCGATGCCCGCTGCCGACGACCCGGCGCGGGTGTACCAGGGGGGCGCGTTTTGCGCCGCCGGCCCGTTCGGTGACTGA
- a CDS encoding SMP-30/gluconolactonase/LRE family protein: protein MQAELIVDARNAVGECPVWVPGENALYWVDIPTGELQRWNATSGQAQAWKAPQMLACIARTSAGDWVAGMQTGFFRLTPHNDGRLDTAPLASVEHARPDMRLNDGRCDRQGRFWAGSMVLNMAENAADGALYRYETGRAVHTALNGFITPNGLAFSPDGRTMYLSDSHPLVQQVWAFDYDIDSGTPSNRRLFVDMHQFLGRPDGAAVDAEGCYWICANDAGLVHRFTPDGRLDRSLAVPVKKPTMCAFGGSRLDTLFVTSIRDDHSAQSLAGGVFALNPGVTGLPEPTFIL, encoded by the coding sequence ATGCAAGCAGAACTGATTGTCGACGCCCGCAACGCCGTGGGTGAATGCCCGGTGTGGGTACCCGGGGAAAACGCCCTGTACTGGGTGGATATTCCCACAGGCGAACTGCAACGCTGGAACGCCACCAGCGGCCAGGCGCAGGCCTGGAAAGCTCCGCAGATGCTTGCCTGCATCGCCCGCACCTCAGCGGGCGATTGGGTCGCGGGCATGCAAACCGGGTTTTTCCGGCTGACGCCCCACAACGATGGCAGGCTCGACACTGCGCCCCTGGCCAGCGTCGAGCACGCCCGCCCGGACATGCGCCTGAACGATGGCCGCTGTGATCGCCAGGGCCGGTTCTGGGCCGGCAGCATGGTGCTGAACATGGCCGAGAATGCGGCCGACGGTGCACTGTACCGCTACGAAACAGGCCGGGCGGTTCACACCGCACTCAACGGTTTCATCACCCCCAACGGCCTGGCCTTCAGCCCGGACGGGCGCACGATGTACCTCTCGGATTCGCACCCGTTGGTCCAGCAGGTCTGGGCCTTCGACTACGACATCGACAGCGGCACGCCGTCCAATCGGCGGCTGTTTGTGGATATGCACCAGTTCCTCGGCCGCCCCGACGGAGCCGCCGTGGATGCCGAAGGTTGCTACTGGATCTGCGCCAACGATGCCGGGCTGGTCCACCGCTTTACCCCCGACGGCCGTCTCGACCGCTCACTGGCCGTGCCGGTGAAAAAACCCACCATGTGCGCCTTCGGTGGCAGCCGCCTGGACACCCTGTTCGTCACCTCGATCCGCGACGACCACAGTGCCCAGTCGCTGGCCGGCGGCGTGTTTGCCCTCAACCCCGGGGTCACCGGATTGCCGGAGCCCACCTTCATCCTCTAG
- a CDS encoding TRAP transporter substrate-binding protein yields the protein MDFKRTLLLAALPFTFVFAGAAHALEIKFADIHPAGYPTVVAEEQLGKTLVAESNGGLTFKMFPGGVLGSEKEVVEQAQVGAIQMARVSLGIVGPVVPDVNVFNMPFVFRDQVHMRKVIDGEIGDEILAKITDSEFNLVALAWMDGGTRNLYTKKPVRKIEDLKGMKIRVQGNPIFIETINAMGGNGIAMDTGEIFSALQTGVIDGAENNPPTLLEHNHYQNAKFYSLTGHLILPEPIVMSKITWNKLTPEQQVLVKNTAKAAQIQERELWDAKSASSEAKLKAAGVEFIDIDKKPFYEATASIRDKYGAPYAELIKRIEAVE from the coding sequence ATGGACTTCAAACGCACTTTGCTCCTCGCCGCACTCCCCTTCACCTTCGTCTTCGCCGGTGCCGCCCACGCGCTGGAAATCAAATTCGCCGACATCCACCCCGCCGGCTACCCCACCGTCGTCGCCGAAGAACAGCTGGGTAAAACCCTGGTGGCCGAAAGCAACGGCGGCCTGACCTTCAAGATGTTCCCCGGCGGCGTGCTGGGCTCGGAAAAGGAAGTGGTGGAACAGGCCCAGGTCGGCGCGATCCAGATGGCCCGGGTCAGCCTCGGCATCGTCGGCCCGGTGGTGCCGGACGTGAACGTGTTCAACATGCCGTTCGTATTCCGCGACCAGGTGCATATGCGCAAGGTCATCGACGGCGAGATCGGCGATGAAATCCTCGCCAAGATCACCGACTCCGAATTCAACCTGGTGGCGCTGGCCTGGATGGACGGCGGCACGCGCAACCTCTACACCAAGAAACCGGTGCGCAAGATCGAAGACCTCAAGGGCATGAAGATCCGCGTGCAGGGCAACCCGATCTTCATCGAAACCATCAACGCCATGGGCGGCAACGGCATTGCCATGGACACCGGCGAGATCTTCAGCGCCCTGCAGACCGGCGTGATTGACGGCGCGGAAAACAACCCGCCCACCCTGCTGGAACACAACCACTACCAGAACGCCAAGTTCTACAGCCTGACCGGCCACCTGATTCTGCCCGAGCCCATCGTGATGTCGAAAATCACCTGGAACAAGCTCACCCCCGAGCAACAGGTGCTGGTGAAGAACACCGCCAAAGCCGCGCAGATCCAGGAGCGCGAGCTGTGGGACGCCAAGTCTGCCAGCAGTGAAGCCAAGCTCAAGGCCGCCGGTGTGGAGTTCATCGACATCGACAAGAAACCGTTCTATGAGGCCACCGCTTCGATCCGCGACAAGTACGGCGCGCCCTACGCCGAACTGATCAAGCGCATCGAAGCCGTCGAGTAA
- a CDS encoding TRAP transporter small permease, with product MKNLLLRINDRIYMSCIWIAGLAVLGVALIIPWGIFARYVLGTGSSWPEPTAILLMLVFTFVGAAASYRAGAHMSVAMVTDRLPPGQRRIVGIVSQLLMATICLFMTIWGSKLCLSTWNQFMSAMPTLRVGITYMPIPIGGLLTLVFVLEKLLLGDQSNRRVVRFDLVEESEGAA from the coding sequence ATGAAGAATTTACTGCTGCGCATCAACGACCGCATTTACATGAGCTGCATCTGGATCGCCGGCCTCGCCGTTCTTGGCGTCGCGCTGATCATTCCCTGGGGCATCTTCGCCCGCTACGTGCTCGGCACCGGCTCCAGCTGGCCGGAGCCCACCGCTATCCTGCTGATGCTGGTGTTCACCTTTGTCGGCGCCGCCGCCAGTTACCGCGCCGGGGCGCACATGTCGGTGGCCATGGTCACCGACCGCCTGCCGCCCGGCCAACGCCGAATCGTCGGCATCGTCTCACAATTGCTGATGGCAACCATCTGCCTGTTCATGACGATCTGGGGCAGCAAATTGTGCCTGTCGACCTGGAACCAGTTCATGAGCGCCATGCCGACCTTGCGGGTGGGCATCACCTATATGCCGATCCCGATCGGTGGCTTGCTGACCCTGGTTTTTGTGCTGGAAAAACTCCTGCTGGGTGACCAGAGCAATCGTCGGGTCGTGCGCTTCGACCTGGTTGAAGAAAGTGAAGGGGCTGCCTGA
- a CDS encoding TRAP transporter large permease: MDALILLGSFIALILIGMPVAYALGLSALIGAWWIDIPFQALMIQVAGGVNKFSLMAIPFFVLAGAIMAEGGMSRRLVAFAGVLVGFVRGGLSLVNIMASTFFGAISGSSVADTASVGSVLIPEMERQGYPREFATAVTVSGSVQALLTPPSHNSVLYSLAAGGTVSIASLFMAGVVPGLLMSACLMVLCLIFAKKRNYPKGEVIPLKQALKICADALWGLMAMVIILGGILSGIFTATESAAIAVLWAFFVTMFIYRDYKWSELPKLMHRTVRTISIVMILIAFAASFGYIMTLMQIPAKITTMFLTLSDNRYVILMCINAMLLLLGTVMDMAPLILILTPILMPVILGIGVDPVQFGMIMLVNLGIGLITPPVGAVLFVGAAVGKVSIEKTVKALLPFYGVLFLVLLAVTYIPALSLWLPGLVL, encoded by the coding sequence ATGGACGCATTGATTCTGTTGGGCAGCTTTATCGCCCTGATCCTGATTGGCATGCCGGTGGCCTACGCCCTGGGGCTTTCTGCGCTGATCGGCGCGTGGTGGATCGACATTCCGTTCCAGGCCCTGATGATTCAGGTGGCCGGCGGGGTGAACAAGTTTTCGCTGATGGCGATTCCGTTCTTCGTGCTGGCCGGGGCGATCATGGCCGAGGGCGGCATGTCGCGCCGGCTGGTGGCGTTTGCCGGGGTGCTGGTGGGCTTTGTGCGCGGCGGCCTGTCCCTGGTGAACATCATGGCCTCGACGTTTTTTGGCGCGATCTCCGGCTCGTCGGTGGCCGATACTGCGTCTGTCGGTTCGGTGCTGATTCCGGAAATGGAACGCCAGGGCTATCCCCGTGAATTCGCCACCGCCGTCACCGTGAGCGGCTCGGTACAAGCCTTGCTGACGCCTCCGAGCCACAACTCGGTGCTCTACTCCCTGGCGGCGGGCGGCACCGTGTCCATCGCCTCGCTGTTCATGGCCGGCGTGGTCCCGGGCCTGCTGATGAGCGCCTGCCTGATGGTGCTGTGCCTGATCTTCGCGAAAAAGCGCAACTACCCCAAAGGCGAAGTGATCCCCCTGAAACAGGCACTGAAAATCTGCGCCGACGCATTGTGGGGCCTGATGGCCATGGTGATCATTCTTGGCGGGATTCTGTCGGGCATCTTCACCGCCACCGAGTCGGCGGCGATTGCGGTGTTGTGGGCGTTCTTCGTGACCATGTTCATCTACCGCGACTACAAATGGAGCGAGCTGCCCAAGCTGATGCACCGCACGGTGCGCACGATCTCCATCGTGATGATCCTGATCGCGTTCGCCGCCAGCTTCGGCTACATCATGACCCTGATGCAGATCCCGGCGAAGATCACCACGATGTTCCTGACCCTGTCGGACAACCGCTACGTGATCCTGATGTGCATCAACGCCATGCTGCTGTTGCTGGGTACGGTGATGGACATGGCGCCGCTGATTTTGATCCTCACGCCAATCCTGATGCCGGTGATTCTCGGTATCGGCGTCGACCCGGTGCAGTTCGGCATGATCATGCTGGTGAACCTCGGCATCGGCCTGATCACTCCGCCAGTGGGCGCAGTGCTGTTTGTGGGGGCGGCGGTGGGCAAGGTCAGCATCGAGAAGACCGTGAAGGCACTGCTGCCGTTTTATGGCGTACTGTTTTTGGTGCTGCTGGCCGTGACCTACATTCCGGCGTTGTCGTTGTGGTTGCCTGGGCTGGTGTTATGA
- a CDS encoding aldose 1-epimerase, with amino-acid sequence MLELEDNLTHLTLAPALGGSLVNWTVRSSGQPLLRPTDQHALGTGLPGKLGCFPLAPWSNRVAEGGFDTPSGWLGLEPNSPLDPLPIHGSAWQQVWQVVSQTADEVVLQLDSSTPFAYRAEQRVQLKDGKLSITLRVTHLAENAAWHGLGLHPYLPRRPGTQLQAKASQVWMSDAAKLPTGLAAVPAEWDFQRLKSLPEALVDNGFGQWDGRCVIQQPDLGYTLECQATGSDYYLLYCPPGLDFFCFEPVSHPVNAHHLPGRPGLKLLEQGQSAELSFSLQYKTL; translated from the coding sequence ATGCTTGAACTCGAAGACAACCTCACCCACCTGACGCTGGCGCCAGCGTTGGGTGGCAGCCTCGTCAACTGGACCGTGCGCAGCAGCGGCCAACCCTTGCTGCGCCCTACTGATCAACACGCACTGGGCACCGGTTTGCCGGGCAAGCTGGGGTGTTTCCCACTGGCGCCCTGGTCGAACCGGGTGGCCGAAGGTGGCTTCGATACCCCATCAGGATGGTTGGGACTTGAGCCCAACAGCCCGCTGGACCCGCTGCCGATTCATGGCAGCGCCTGGCAACAGGTGTGGCAGGTGGTCAGCCAGACGGCAGACGAAGTGGTGTTGCAACTGGACAGCAGCACACCCTTTGCGTATCGCGCCGAGCAGCGAGTTCAGTTGAAGGACGGCAAGTTGAGCATCACCTTGCGCGTCACGCACCTGGCAGAAAACGCAGCGTGGCATGGCCTGGGATTGCATCCGTATCTGCCCCGCAGGCCTGGCACACAATTGCAGGCCAAGGCTTCGCAGGTATGGATGAGTGATGCGGCGAAATTGCCGACGGGCCTGGCTGCCGTGCCCGCCGAGTGGGATTTTCAACGGCTCAAGTCGTTGCCCGAGGCGCTGGTGGATAACGGTTTTGGCCAATGGGACGGGCGCTGCGTCATCCAGCAGCCAGACCTGGGTTACACCCTGGAATGCCAGGCCACCGGCAGCGACTATTACCTGCTGTATTGCCCGCCGGGGCTGGATTTTTTCTGCTTCGAGCCGGTGAGTCATCCGGTGAATGCCCATCACCTGCCGGGCAGGCCGGGATTGAAGCTGTTGGAACAAGGCCAGTCGGCAGAACTCAGTTTCAGCCTGCAATACAAAACCCTCTAA
- a CDS encoding HlyD family secretion protein — translation MTEPTTTTTNAIASTPEGTAPPSMPATEPRSLRVRIISSMGFAAIAIIGVLIVLYAWQLPPFSSAVETTENALVRGQVTIIGPQLSGYVYEVPVTDFQYVKAGDLLVRLDDRIYKQRLDQAQAQLAVQQASLANVVQQRNSAEATIKLRQAALMDSQAQARKSTADLRRNEELISDGSVSKRELDVTRAANAQTIAAVAQAQANLEIARQDLQTVIVNRGSLEAAVASADAAVELARIDLSNTRIIAPRDGQLGQIGVRLGAYVNSGAQLMALVPNQLWVIANMKETQMDNVQVGQPVTFTVDALDHRKFHGTVQRISPATGSEFSLLQADNATGNFVKIAQRVPVRITVDPGQEQSERLRPGLSVVVSIDTAGRLKNTPP, via the coding sequence ATGACCGAACCGACGACGACCACCACCAACGCCATCGCTTCCACGCCGGAAGGCACCGCGCCGCCGAGCATGCCGGCCACCGAACCGCGCTCCTTGCGGGTGCGCATCATCTCTTCCATGGGCTTTGCCGCGATTGCGATTATCGGCGTGCTGATCGTGCTCTACGCCTGGCAGTTGCCGCCCTTCAGCAGCGCCGTGGAAACCACCGAAAACGCCCTGGTGCGCGGCCAGGTGACGATCATCGGGCCGCAGCTCAGCGGCTACGTGTATGAAGTGCCGGTGACGGACTTCCAGTACGTCAAGGCCGGGGATTTGCTGGTGCGCCTCGATGACCGTATCTACAAGCAGCGCCTTGATCAGGCCCAGGCGCAACTGGCGGTGCAGCAGGCGTCCCTGGCCAATGTGGTGCAGCAACGCAACAGCGCTGAGGCGACCATCAAGCTGCGTCAGGCGGCCTTGATGGACAGCCAGGCCCAGGCCCGCAAAAGCACCGCGGATTTGCGCCGCAATGAGGAGTTGATCAGCGATGGGTCGGTGTCCAAACGCGAGCTGGACGTGACCCGCGCCGCCAATGCGCAAACCATCGCAGCCGTGGCCCAGGCCCAGGCCAACCTGGAAATCGCCCGGCAGGATTTGCAGACAGTGATCGTCAATCGCGGTTCGCTGGAGGCGGCGGTGGCCAGTGCCGATGCGGCGGTGGAACTGGCACGTATCGACCTGTCGAACACCCGCATCATCGCCCCGCGTGACGGGCAACTGGGGCAGATTGGCGTGCGCCTCGGGGCTTACGTCAACAGCGGCGCACAGTTGATGGCGCTGGTGCCGAACCAGCTGTGGGTGATTGCCAACATGAAAGAAACCCAGATGGACAACGTGCAGGTCGGCCAGCCGGTGACCTTTACCGTGGATGCCCTGGACCACCGCAAGTTTCACGGCACGGTGCAGCGCATTTCCCCGGCGACCGGGTCGGAGTTCAGCCTGTTGCAGGCGGATAACGCCACCGGCAACTTCGTCAAGATCGCCCAGCGGGTGCCGGTGCGGATTACCGTGGATCCGGGGCAGGAGCAGAGTGAACGGCTGCGACCGGGGTTATCGGTGGTGGTGAGTATCGACACGGCGGGGCGTTTAAAAAACACTCCTCCCTGA